The Malus domestica chromosome 10, GDT2T_hap1 genome contains a region encoding:
- the LOC103422494 gene encoding uncharacterized protein isoform X2: MKPSSRYSSYDARSSTFSHFSNPSSSRELKHPASSRAVVKSKPSDPNISTMVKKFMEKRSTSKPKPINPTGLVIPSDLIAGGLKKPAKNGSGSNFAALGRKLFGKEAGTASSDKKKEVKALTEVKGNTRTLAMVLRSERELLNSNKEQEVEITELKLMIQDKNREVDKLKDLCLKQREEIKSLKSAILFPDVMNSQLQELLEKQGSELKQAKQVIPNLQRQVTSLTGQLQCLAEDLAEVKADKGSVRACFQRGDTSPRTPTYDDKEFSNSLEFSSGDLASPGSPDDMFLKDLNPCLTPYAKTKSKG, encoded by the exons ATGAAGCCCTCGTCGCGGTACAGCTCGTACGATGCCCGCTCCTCAACCTTCTCGCACTTCTCCAACCCCTCGTCTTCCAGAGAGCTCAAGCACCCCGCTTCCTCACGCGCCGTCGTCAAATCCAAGCCCTCGGATCCCAACATCTCCACGATGgtgaaaaagttcatggaaaaacgGTCGACTTCCAAGCCCAAGCCGATTAACCCGACGGGATTGGTTATTCCGTCGGATCTGATCGCCGGTGGGTTGAAAAAACCGGCTaaaaacgggtcgggttcgaaTTTCGCGGCGCTTGGTAGGAAGCTGTTTGGAAAAGAAGCGGGAACGGCGTCGTCGGATAAGAAGAAGGAGGTGAAGGCCTTGACTGAGGTCAAGGGGAACACCAGGACGCTGGCTATGGTGTtgaggagtgagagagagctcTTGAATTCGAATAAGGAGCAAGAAGTTGAAATTACCGAGCTTAAATTAATGATTCAAGATAAGAACAGAGAA GTGGATAAACTGAAGGATTTGTGTTTGAAGCAaagggaagaaatcaaatcGTTGAAGAGCGCAATTTTGTTCCCGGATGTTATGAATTCTCAGCTTCAAGAGCTGTTGGAGAAGCAGGGGTCAGAGCTGAAGCAAGCAAAACAAGTAATCCCAAATCTTCAGAGGCAGGTCACTTCTCTTACTGGTCAGCTTCAGTGCCTTGCAGAGGATCTTGCTGAG GTGAAGGCTGATAAAGGTTCAGTTAGGGCGTGTTTTCAACGTGGTGACACTTCTCCAAGAACCCCAACATATGATGACAAAGAATTCTCTAATTCTCTT GAGTTCAGCTCTGGTGATCTGGCCAGCCCTGGTAGTCCAGATGACATGTTCCTGAAGGATTTAAATCCTTGCTTGACCCCATATGCAAAAACAAAGTCCAAG GGTTGA
- the LOC114819310 gene encoding putative protein FAR1-RELATED SEQUENCE 10 isoform X2, with product MTSVPSKNIWIRRQQCPCGDWKCYVTYEGDSEEASSIASQLVKNDSTTSEAMVSPYVGMVFKSDDDAFEYYGNFARKNGFSIRKERSRLSPQLGIYKRDFVCYRSGFAPMKKKPTGEHHRDRKSVRCGCDAKMYLSKEVVDGFSQWFVVQFSNVHNHELLEDDQVRLLPAYRKIHEADQERILLLSKAGFPIHRIVKVLELEKGIQGGQLPFLERDVRNFVQNRKKVVQENDALLTEKRENDTLELLEACKGTKEADEDFVYDFTVDENDKVEHIAWSYGDSVHAYTMFGDAVYFDTSYQSITYGMLFGAWLGIDNHGRTIFFGCVLLQDETPRSFSWALQTFVRFMRGRFPQTILTDLDPGLRDAIRSELPGTKHVISLWNILPKVGISANFQSQAHRDMQYMHIKTSIPMEEHARSILTPFAFNALQQELVLAMQYAVSEMANGSYLVQHFKKIDGERLVIWIPEEEQIHCSCKEFESSGLLCRHSLRIYVVKNYFQLPDKYCLNRWRKEGSLDFYNDHIAGTSDDEWFQDYQCLTETLFTESSITKERSDYVRRELTTQLTRILNEVRNMPECGGVAMDLTFSPTG from the exons ATGACTTCTGTCCCATCGAAAAACATATGGATTCGGCGGCAGCAATGCCCCTGTGGGGACTGGAAATGCTATGTGACATATGAGGGAGACTCTGAAGAGGCATCATCCATAGCATCCCAATTGGTTAAGAATGATAGTACGACATCAGAGGCTATGGTTTCCCCCTATGTTGGAATGGTGTTTAAGAGTGACGATGATGCGTTTGAGTATTATGGCAATTTCGCTAGGAAAAACGGTTTCTCAATTAGGAAAGAGCGCTCTCGACTTAGCCCACAGTTGGGTATTTATAAGCGTGACTTCGTTTGTTATCGTTCGGGGTTTGCACCCATGAAGAAGAAGCCTACAGGGGAACACCACAGGGATAGGAAGTCAGTTCGGTGTGGATGTGATGCAAAAATGTATTTGTCCAAGGAGGTCGTTGATGGGTTTTCTCAATGGTTTGTCGTGCAATTCAGTAATGTCCATAACCATGAACTTTTGGAAGATGACCAAGTGCGGCTCCTTCCTGCCTATCGTAAAATCCATGAGGCGGATCAAGAGCGGATACTGTTACTTTCTAAAGCTGGGTTTCCCATACATCGTATAGTGAAGGTGTTGGAGTTGGAAAAGGGGATTCAAGGTGGACAGTTACCCTTCTTAGAGCGGGATGTTAGAAATTTTGTCCAAAACCGTAAAAAGGTTGTTCAAGAAAATGATGCTTTGCTCACTGAAAAACGGGAGAACGATACATTGGAACTTCTTGAGGCATGCAAGGGAACAAAAGAAGCAGACGAAGATTTCGTTTATGATTTTACAGTTGATGAGAATGATAAGGTTGAACACATTGCATGGTCGTATGGTGATTCAGTCCATGCATACACTATGTTTGGTGATGCAGTTTATTTTGACACTTCATATCAATCAATCACATATGGCATGCTTTTTGGAGCATGGCTTGGCATTGACAATCATGGAAGGACCATTTTCTTTGGTTGTGTTCTTTTACAAGATGAAACACCTCGTTCCTTCTCATGGGCTTTACAG ACTTTTGTGCGTTTCATGAGAGGGAGATTCCCACAAACAATTCTAACTGATCTCGATCCTGGGCTTAGAGATGCAATAAGAAGTGAATTACCGGGCACTAAGCATGTCATTTCCCTTTGGAATATTCTTCCCAAG GTTGGTATTTCTGCCAATTTTCAAAGTCAGGCGCATCGAGATATGCAGTATATGCATATTAAAACAAGCATTCCCATGGAGGAGCATGCAAGGAGTATTTTGACGCCATTTGCCTTCAATGCTTTGCAGCAGGAACTTGTACTCGCCATGCAATATGCAGTGTCTGAAATGGCCAATGGGTCATATCTTGTGCAGCACTTTAAGAAAATTGATGGAGAGCGTCTTGTGATATGGATACCTGAAGAGGAACAGATTCACTGTTCCTGTAAAGAGTTTGAATCTTCGGGATTGTTATGCAGACATTCTCTGCGTATATATGTGGTAAAGAACTACTTTCAGCTCCCTGACAAATACTGTTTAAACAGATGGCGGAAAGAAGGCTCTCTTGATTTTTACAATGACCACATTGCCGGGACTAGTGATGATGAATGGTTTCAAGATTATCAATGCCTTACTGAAACCTTGTTTACAGAGTCATCAATTACAAAGGAGCGTTCTGATTATGTTCGCAGGGAATTGACAACACAACTCACAAGGATTCTCAATGAGGTTAGAAACATGCCAGAATGTGGAGGAGTAGCTATGGATCTGACATTTTCCCCTACTGGCTAA
- the LOC103422494 gene encoding uncharacterized protein isoform X1: protein MKPSSRYSSYDARSSTFSHFSNPSSSRELKHPASSRAVVKSKPSDPNISTMVKKFMEKRSTSKPKPINPTGLVIPSDLIAGGLKKPAKNGSGSNFAALGRKLFGKEAGTASSDKKKEVKALTEVKGNTRTLAMVLRSERELLNSNKEQEVEITELKLMIQDKNREVDKLKDLCLKQREEIKSLKSAILFPDVMNSQLQELLEKQGSELKQAKQVIPNLQRQVTSLTGQLQCLAEDLAEVKADKGSVRACFQRGDTSPRTPTYDDKEFSNSLEFSSGDLASPGSPDDMFLKDLNPCLTPYAKTKSKEFDEMGYDSPYRHDECLSENNMEFGFNSCSRKLSKSSDCCQKSETESRLAQGNRRSGDAKRTYGKQIHRKFI from the exons ATGAAGCCCTCGTCGCGGTACAGCTCGTACGATGCCCGCTCCTCAACCTTCTCGCACTTCTCCAACCCCTCGTCTTCCAGAGAGCTCAAGCACCCCGCTTCCTCACGCGCCGTCGTCAAATCCAAGCCCTCGGATCCCAACATCTCCACGATGgtgaaaaagttcatggaaaaacgGTCGACTTCCAAGCCCAAGCCGATTAACCCGACGGGATTGGTTATTCCGTCGGATCTGATCGCCGGTGGGTTGAAAAAACCGGCTaaaaacgggtcgggttcgaaTTTCGCGGCGCTTGGTAGGAAGCTGTTTGGAAAAGAAGCGGGAACGGCGTCGTCGGATAAGAAGAAGGAGGTGAAGGCCTTGACTGAGGTCAAGGGGAACACCAGGACGCTGGCTATGGTGTtgaggagtgagagagagctcTTGAATTCGAATAAGGAGCAAGAAGTTGAAATTACCGAGCTTAAATTAATGATTCAAGATAAGAACAGAGAA GTGGATAAACTGAAGGATTTGTGTTTGAAGCAaagggaagaaatcaaatcGTTGAAGAGCGCAATTTTGTTCCCGGATGTTATGAATTCTCAGCTTCAAGAGCTGTTGGAGAAGCAGGGGTCAGAGCTGAAGCAAGCAAAACAAGTAATCCCAAATCTTCAGAGGCAGGTCACTTCTCTTACTGGTCAGCTTCAGTGCCTTGCAGAGGATCTTGCTGAG GTGAAGGCTGATAAAGGTTCAGTTAGGGCGTGTTTTCAACGTGGTGACACTTCTCCAAGAACCCCAACATATGATGACAAAGAATTCTCTAATTCTCTT GAGTTCAGCTCTGGTGATCTGGCCAGCCCTGGTAGTCCAGATGACATGTTCCTGAAGGATTTAAATCCTTGCTTGACCCCATATGCAAAAACAAAGTCCAAG GAATTTGACGAGATGGGCTATGACTCTCCATATCGACATGATGAATGCTTATCCGAAAACAATATGGAGTTTGGATTTAACTCTTGTTCCAGGAAGTTGTCCAAAAGTTCTGATTGTTGCCAGAAGTCCGAAACAGAAAGCAGATTAGCTCAAGGAAATCGGAGATCGGGTGATGCCAAACGAACTTATGGAAAACAAATTCATCGTAAATTTATTTAG
- the LOC114819308 gene encoding transcriptional adapter ADA2b-like: MGRSRGNFHSDEDPTQRSRRKKNPSSGENLESSAAGQGTSEGKRAYHCNYCNKDITGKVRIKCCMCPDFDLCIECFSVGAEVTSHKSNHSYRVMDNLSFPLICPDWNADDEILLLEATEMYGLGNWAEVAEHVGTKSKEQCIEHYTNVYLNSPYFPLPDMSHVVGKNRKELLAMAKGHGEDKKGFPTLGDHNVKEESPFSPSRTKVEDTHKGGPSGHLMPSINSDVESGLRSSGANVAAAAGNKKPSNMAQVKDGPSVIKLEDPQAERKGKNPSTLGSKDPSLVESSGYNAKRQEFDTEYDNDSEQLLADMEFKDTDTNDERELKLKVLRIYAKRLDERKRRKDFILERNLLYPNPFEKDLSPEEKAICRRYDVFMCFHSKEEHDELLQTVISEHRTLKRIQELKEARAAGCRTSADADRYLLQKRRREAEENARRAKESGQVGPSSQGGPNLFMSFESVGIGKDSNSRPAGQATSGSASDLDTVGFYRSDLLSEAEKRLCSEIRLPPPVFLKMQEVISIEIFSGRVSKRSDVHQLFKIEPNKIDRVYDMLVKKGIAQP, encoded by the exons ATGGGTCGTTCTCGTGGAAACTTTCACTCTGATGAGGACCCCACTCAAAG ATCAAGGAGAAAAAAGAATCCTTCCAGTGGAGAAAATTTAGAGTCTTCAGCTGCAG GTCAGGGAACAAGTGAAGGAAAAAGGGCTTACCACTGCAATTATTGCAATAAAGACATCACAGGGAAGGTCCGAATCAAGTGTTGTATGTGCCCTGATTTTGACCTATGTATAGAGTGTTTTTCTGTTGGAGCTGAGGTGACATCCCATAAAAGCAACCACTCTTACAGGGTTATG GATAATTTATCTTTCCCACTTATTTGTCCAGACTGGAATGCAGATGATGAAATACTGCTTCTGGAG GCAACTGAAATGTATGGATTGGGGAACTGGGCTGAAGTTGCGGAGCATGTTGGGACGAAGAGTAAAGAGCAATGTATAGAACACTACACAAATGTTTATTTGAACTCACCATACTTTCCTCTTCCG GACATGTCTCATGTAGTTGGAAAAAATAGAAAGGAGCTTCTTGCTATGGCTAAAGGGCATGGCGAGGACAAGAAAG GATTTCCTACGCTGGGGGATCATAATGTGAAGGAGGAATCTCCATTTTCTCCTTCAAGAACCAA AGTGGAAGATACGCACAAAGGCGGCCCTTCTGGCCATTTAATGCCTAGCATCAACTCTG ATGTAGAATCTGGACTTCGCTCTAGTGGTGCAAATGTTGCAGCAGCAGCTGGTAACAAGAAACCATCCAACATGGCCCAGGTTAAAGATGGTCCCAGTGTCATTAAACTGGAAG ATCCTCAAGcagaaaggaaaggaaagaacCCAAGTACTTTGGGGAGTAAGGATCCTTCTTTAGTTGAGTCGAGTGGCTATAATGCCAAAAGGCAGGAGTTCGATACTGAATACGATAACGATTCTGAGCAGCTATTGGCTGACATGGAGTTTAAGGATACTGACACTAATGATGAGCGTGAGCTGAAGTTAAAAGTGTTGCGAATCTACGCAAAGAG ACTTGATGAGAGGAAGCGTAGAAAGGATTTCATACTTGAAAGAAATTTATTATATCCTAATCCTTTTGAGAAGGACCTATCGcctgaagaaaaggctatatgCCGACGCTATGATGTCTTCATGTGTTTCCATTCCAAGGAAGAGCATGACGAATTACTTCAGACAGTTATTTCGGAGCATCGTACTTTGAAAAGAATTCAAGAACTTAAG GAAGCCAGAGCTGCTGGTTGCCGTACATCAGCGGATGCAGATAGATATCTTTTACAGAAACGAAGAAGGGAAGCTGAAGAAAATGCTCGCAGAGCAAAGGAAAGTGGGCAAGTTGGTCCAAGCAGTCAGGGAGGTCCAAATTTGTTCATGTCCTTCGAGTCTGTTGGCATTGGCAAGGACTCAAATTCGAGGCCAGCTGGACAGGCCACTTCAGGCTCTGCCAGCGATTTGGATACAGTGGGATTTTATCGATCAGATCTACTGTCTGAAGCT GAGAAACGTCTCTGCAGCGAGATTAGATTGCCACCACCCGTTTTCCTTAAGATGCAAGAAGTTATATCAATTGAAATCTTCAGTGGCAGAGTCAGTAAAAGATCAGATGTCCATCAACTATTCAAGATTGAACCTAATAAGATCGACAGGGTTTATGACATGCTCGTGAAAAAGGGCATCGCTCAGCCTTGA
- the LOC114819310 gene encoding putative protein FAR1-RELATED SEQUENCE 10 isoform X1 → MTSVPSKNIWIRRQQCPCGDWKCYVTYEGDSEEASSIASQLVKNDSTTSEAMVSPYVGMVFKSDDDAFEYYGNFARKNGFSIRKERSRLSPQLGIYKRDFVCYRSGFAPMKKKPTGEHHRDRKSVRCGCDAKMYLSKEVVDGFSQWFVVQFSNVHNHELLEDDQVRLLPAYRKIHEADQERILLLSKAGFPIHRIVKVLELEKGIQGGQLPFLERDVRNFVQNRKKVVQENDALLTEKRENDTLELLEACKGTKEADEDFVYDFTVDENDKVEHIAWSYGDSVHAYTMFGDAVYFDTSYQSITYGMLFGAWLGIDNHGRTIFFGCVLLQDETPRSFSWALQTFVRFMRGRFPQTILTDLDPGLRDAIRSELPGTKHVISLWNILPKVSSWFSVSLGPRYVEFKSEFDVLYRLESTEDFELQWNQMISVFGLTTDKHIALLYSVRDSWAQSYIRGYFLACMATATYSKSVDAFLKGVFSAQTCLRSFFEQVGISANFQSQAHRDMQYMHIKTSIPMEEHARSILTPFAFNALQQELVLAMQYAVSEMANGSYLVQHFKKIDGERLVIWIPEEEQIHCSCKEFESSGLLCRHSLRIYVVKNYFQLPDKYCLNRWRKEGSLDFYNDHIAGTSDDEWFQDYQCLTETLFTESSITKERSDYVRRELTTQLTRILNEVRNMPECGGVAMDLTFSPTG, encoded by the exons ATGACTTCTGTCCCATCGAAAAACATATGGATTCGGCGGCAGCAATGCCCCTGTGGGGACTGGAAATGCTATGTGACATATGAGGGAGACTCTGAAGAGGCATCATCCATAGCATCCCAATTGGTTAAGAATGATAGTACGACATCAGAGGCTATGGTTTCCCCCTATGTTGGAATGGTGTTTAAGAGTGACGATGATGCGTTTGAGTATTATGGCAATTTCGCTAGGAAAAACGGTTTCTCAATTAGGAAAGAGCGCTCTCGACTTAGCCCACAGTTGGGTATTTATAAGCGTGACTTCGTTTGTTATCGTTCGGGGTTTGCACCCATGAAGAAGAAGCCTACAGGGGAACACCACAGGGATAGGAAGTCAGTTCGGTGTGGATGTGATGCAAAAATGTATTTGTCCAAGGAGGTCGTTGATGGGTTTTCTCAATGGTTTGTCGTGCAATTCAGTAATGTCCATAACCATGAACTTTTGGAAGATGACCAAGTGCGGCTCCTTCCTGCCTATCGTAAAATCCATGAGGCGGATCAAGAGCGGATACTGTTACTTTCTAAAGCTGGGTTTCCCATACATCGTATAGTGAAGGTGTTGGAGTTGGAAAAGGGGATTCAAGGTGGACAGTTACCCTTCTTAGAGCGGGATGTTAGAAATTTTGTCCAAAACCGTAAAAAGGTTGTTCAAGAAAATGATGCTTTGCTCACTGAAAAACGGGAGAACGATACATTGGAACTTCTTGAGGCATGCAAGGGAACAAAAGAAGCAGACGAAGATTTCGTTTATGATTTTACAGTTGATGAGAATGATAAGGTTGAACACATTGCATGGTCGTATGGTGATTCAGTCCATGCATACACTATGTTTGGTGATGCAGTTTATTTTGACACTTCATATCAATCAATCACATATGGCATGCTTTTTGGAGCATGGCTTGGCATTGACAATCATGGAAGGACCATTTTCTTTGGTTGTGTTCTTTTACAAGATGAAACACCTCGTTCCTTCTCATGGGCTTTACAG ACTTTTGTGCGTTTCATGAGAGGGAGATTCCCACAAACAATTCTAACTGATCTCGATCCTGGGCTTAGAGATGCAATAAGAAGTGAATTACCGGGCACTAAGCATGTCATTTCCCTTTGGAATATTCTTCCCAAGGTATCTAGCTGGTTTTCTGTTTCACTTGGACCACGCTATGTAGAATTTAAATCTGAGTTTGATGTGTTATATCGGCTGGAGAGTACAGAGGATTTTGAGCTTCAGTGGAATCAAATGATTTCAGTGTTTGGGCTTACTACTGATAAACATATTGCTTTACTTTATTCAGTCCGGGATTCCTGGGCTCAATCCTATATTAGGGGTTACTTTCTTGCTTGTATGGCAACGGCAACATATTCAAAATCTGTAGATGCATTTTTGAAAGGAGTTTTCAGTGCACAAACATGTTTGCGTAGCTTTTTCGAGCAG GTTGGTATTTCTGCCAATTTTCAAAGTCAGGCGCATCGAGATATGCAGTATATGCATATTAAAACAAGCATTCCCATGGAGGAGCATGCAAGGAGTATTTTGACGCCATTTGCCTTCAATGCTTTGCAGCAGGAACTTGTACTCGCCATGCAATATGCAGTGTCTGAAATGGCCAATGGGTCATATCTTGTGCAGCACTTTAAGAAAATTGATGGAGAGCGTCTTGTGATATGGATACCTGAAGAGGAACAGATTCACTGTTCCTGTAAAGAGTTTGAATCTTCGGGATTGTTATGCAGACATTCTCTGCGTATATATGTGGTAAAGAACTACTTTCAGCTCCCTGACAAATACTGTTTAAACAGATGGCGGAAAGAAGGCTCTCTTGATTTTTACAATGACCACATTGCCGGGACTAGTGATGATGAATGGTTTCAAGATTATCAATGCCTTACTGAAACCTTGTTTACAGAGTCATCAATTACAAAGGAGCGTTCTGATTATGTTCGCAGGGAATTGACAACACAACTCACAAGGATTCTCAATGAGGTTAGAAACATGCCAGAATGTGGAGGAGTAGCTATGGATCTGACATTTTCCCCTACTGGCTAA
- the LOC103446804 gene encoding PLASMODESMATA CALLOSE-BINDING PROTEIN 5-like: MSSIFLYVLLALLFLSLTPQRSDGQLDPEWCIADEQTPDEDLQMAMKWACEVGGADCSKIQENQDCYLPNTMQDHASYVFNNYYQRFKKQGGTCYFNSAALVTALDPSHNSCKFEYLP, encoded by the exons ATGTCTtctattttcctttatgttCTGCTAGCTCTGTTATTTTTGTCTCTAACTCCACAAAGATCTG ATGGGCAGCTAGATCCGGAATGGTGCATAGCAGATGAGCAGACACCAGATGAGGATCTGCAAATGGCGATGAAGTGGGCTTGTGAAGTGGGAGGTGCCGACTGCAGCAAGATACAAGAAAACCAAGACTGCTACTTACCTAATACCATGCAGGACCACGCCTCTTATGTCTTCAACAATTACTACCAAAGATTTAAGAAGCAAGGAGGAACTTGCTACTTCAATTCTGCTGCATTGGTCACTGCCCTTGATCCAA GTCATAATTCGTGCAAGTTTGAGTATCTTCCTTGA
- the LOC103429763 gene encoding uncharacterized protein: MMMNTHSFVSWEEHTLCQERGSRVVHYYLKEASGELVLAVIGTERSIRHMLYVLSDEFVKTYKSKGFINVCTKWRARREVVEWLTSLVSRRCWSEVSDSPTDETTQPLPITGLGARQTYMPDQMVPRKLKVHNSDIEWSGIAWICAKQLKHYPAFHRNGATISVHSFVFILALEEESHYLGYVEDMYEDKKGQKKVKVRWFHHTWEVTGVIPDLNPHPREVFITPYVQVINAECVGGPATVLTPKHYEKCLAVVAHKSSSGILMCFRQLGDYKVKPFSLAKLRGYSNQAILSSLDVHISKQKAKAKYHKLCDEDEAELAPDDHLRMSLKRNKTSKANQGHCGVKNLVTGNHLPNCIPTYPKLKLKLSTKTMGVKIAGSEPIHPVSFKVDEKMELLCQDSGIRGCWFRCQVLQTSQKLLKVQYDDLQDVDGSGNLEEWVPAFKVAAPDKLGMRYSGRLTIRPCRLNDSTEVCFEVGVAVDAWWCDGWWEGVVTGVNISGTDSIQVYFPGEKKLMSFPRKDVRASRDWVENRWVDVKAKPDVFSYVSENISSSTKLLSVSSSSMAKASSKLEAVEEKQESPDLAPLDEELGKVTRMNMRKWPCTSNEDEINNSSDGNGGDDCACNKTEKCETLEATEVAAHG, translated from the exons ATGATGATGAATACTCATAGTTTTGTGTCATGGGAGGAGCACACTCTGTGTCAAGAGCGCGGTAGCCGTGTGGTCCATTACTACTTGAAGGAGGCATCCGGGGAATTAGTGCTCGCTGTTATAGGGACTGAGAGGAGTATAAGGCACATGCTGTATGTTCTTTCGGATGAGTTCGTGAAGACTTACAAGTCCAAGGGATTCATTAATGTATGTACCAAATGGAGAGCAAGAAGAGAAGTTGTAGAATGGCTTACTTCCTTGGTCTCGAGGCGTTGCTGGTCGGAGGTTTCAG ATTCACCAACAGATGAAACAACACAACCATTGCCAATTACTGGACTCGGTGCTCGCCAAACTTATATGCCTGATCAGATG GTTCCAAGGAAATTGAAAGTTCACAATTCAGACATTGAATGGTCTGGTATTGCCTGGATTTGTGCCAAACAGCTCAAGCATTACCCTGCATTTCACAGGAATGGAGCTACCATTTCT GTCCATTCCTTTGTCTTTATATTGGCTTTGGAAGAAGAAAGCCACTACCTAGGTTACGTGGAAGACATGTATGAAGATAAGAAAGGGCAGAAAAAGGTTAAAGTGCGTTGGTTTCACCACACTTGGGAAGTCACGGGTGTAATCCCTGATCTGAATCCACACCCCAGAGAAGTTTTTATCACACCTTATGTTCAGGTGATCAATGCTGAGTGTGTTGGTGGTCCTGCAACAGTTCTGACTCCTAAGCACTACGAAAAATGCTTAGCTGTTGTAGCTCATAAATCTTCCTCTGGAATCCTTATGTGCTTTCGGCAACTTGGGGACTACAAGGTTAAGCCCTTCAGTCTTGCTAAATTGCGGGGGTATTCTAATCAAGCAATTCTGTCTTCTCTAGATGTCCACATCTCCAAGCAAAAAGCCAAAGCGAAGTACCATAAATTATGTGATGAAGATGAGGCAGAGTTAGCACCTGATGATCATCTGAGGATGAGCCTTAAGAGAAACAAAACCAGCAAGGCGAATCAGGGACATTGTGGTGTTAAAAATTTGGTCACTGGGAATCATTTACCAAATTGCATTCCAACATACCCAAAGTTGAAATTAAAATTATCAACGAAAACCATGGGAGTTAAGATTGCTGGATCGGAGCCCATACACCCAGTTTCTTTTAAGGTTGATGAAAAGATGGAATTGCTCTGTCAGGATAGTGGCATACGAGGATGTTGGTTTAGGTGTCAGGTCTTGCAGACATCTCAAAAGCTTCTCAAAGTTCAGTATGATGATTTGCAAGATGTGGATGGATCTGGCAATCTGGAG GAATGGGTCCCTGCCTTTAAAGTTGCTGCTCCTGATAAATTAGGCATGAGATACTCAGGCCGCCTGACAATCCGACCCTGTCGTCTCAATGATTCTACAGAGGTTTGTTTTGAGGTTGGAGTAGCAGTTGATGCGTGGTGGTGTGATGGCTGGTGGGAAGGTGTTGTTACTGGAGTTAACATTTCTGGGACTGATAGTATACAAGTCTACTTCCCTG GTGAGAAGAAGCTTATGAGTTTCCCGAGAAAGGATGTTAGGGCTTCCAGAGACTGGGTTGAGAACAGATGGGTTGATGTGAAGGCAAAGCCTGATGTATTCTCATACGTATCTGAAAATATCAGTTCTAGCACGAAGCTCTTATCAGTCTCTTCTAGCTCTATGGCAAAAGCTTCTTCTAAACTTGAAGCTGTTGAAGAGAAACAGGAATCACCAGATTTAGCCCCACTGGATGAGGAGTTGGGAAAGGTGACGAGAATGAATATGCGGAAGTGGCCTTGTACCAGTAATGAAGACGAGATTAACAATTCAAGCGATGGCAATGGCGGTGATGATTGTGCTTGCAACAAAACTGAGAAATGTGAAACACTAGAAGCCACAGAAGTGGCTGCACATGGCTGA